tctgtaataccaacatgtttcaagcagaccgccatagaccctgtgcccaagaacgccatgGTAACATGTCTAAATTACTACCGACCCGtaacactcacatctgtagccatgacgtgctttgaaaggctggtcatggctcacatcaacaccatcatcccagaaaccctccAATTTggataccgcccaaacagatccccaaacagatccacagatgtactccctgttcaccgacGACTGCGTGgacaagcacgactccaacaccatcattaagtttgcagacgacacaacagtggtaggcctgatcactgacaacgatgacacagcctataaggaggaggtcagagaactggcagtgtggtgccaggacaacaacatctccctcaatgtgagcaagacgaaggagctgatcgtgtactacaggaaaaggcgggctgaGCACGCCCCTATTCACATCAActtggctgtagtggagcaggttgagagtttcaagttccttggtgtccacatcaccaacaaactaacatggtccaaacacacctagacagtcgtgaagagggcacgacaaaacctattccccctcaggagactgaaaagatttggcatgggtcctcagatcctcaaaaggttattcagctgcaccatcgagagcgtcctgactggttgcatcaccgcctggtatggcaactgctcggcctccgaccgcaatggcactacagatggtagtgcgtaaggcccagtacatcactcggGCCAAGCttcgtgccatccaggacctctataccaggcggtgtcagaggaaggccctaaaaaattgtcaagactctagccacccaagtcatagactgttctctctgctactacacggcaaacggtaccggagcaccaagtctgggactAAAAGGTacctgaacatcttctacccccaaaccattagactgctgaacaggttctacccccaaaccattagactgctgaacaggttctacccccaacccattagactgctgaacaggttctaccctaaaccattagactgctgaacagcttctacccccaaaccattagactgctgaacagcttctacccccaaaccattagactgctgaacagcttctacccccaaaccattagactgctgaacaggttctacccccaaaccattagactgctgaacagaccattagactgctgaacaggttccccccaaaccattagactgctgaacagcttctacccccaaaccattagactgctgaacagcttctacccccaaaccattagactgctgaacaggttctaccccaaaccattagactgctgaacaggttctacccccaaaccattagactgctgaacaggttctacccccagaccataagactgctgaacagcttctacccccaaaccattagactgctgaacagcttctacccccaaaccattagactgctgaacagcttctacccccaaaccattagactgctgaacaggttctacccccaaaccattagactgctgaacagcttctacccccaaaccattagactgctgaacaggttctaccctaaaccattagactgctgaacagcttctacccccaaaccattagactgctgaacagcttctacccccaaaccattagactgctgaacagcttctacccccataccattagactgctgaacaggttctacccccaaaccattagactgctgaacagcttctacccccaaaccattagactgctgaacagcttctacccccagaccattagactgctgaacaggttctacccccaaaccattagactgctgaacaggttctacccccaaaccattagactgctgaacaggttCTACCTCCagaccattagactgctgaacaggttctaccctaaaccattagactgctgaacagcttctacccccaaaccattagactgctgaacaggttctaccccaaaccattagactgctgaacaggttctaccccaaaccattagactgctgaacagcttctacccccagaccattagactgctgaacagcttctacccccaaaccattagactgctgaacagcttctacccccaaaccattagactgctgaacagcttctacccccaaaccattagactgctgaacagcttctacccccaaaccattagactgctgaacaggttctaccccaaaccattagactgctgaacaggttctacccccaaaccattagactgctgaacaggttctaccccaaaccattagactgctgaacaggttCTACCCCAAACCATTACCCCCAAGccactgctgaacagcttctacccccaaaccattagaccattaagactgctgaacaggttctacccccaagaccattagactgctgaacaggttctacccccaaaccattagactgctgaacagcttctacccccaaaccattagactgctgaacaggttctacccccaaaccattagactgctgaacagcttctacccccagaccattagactgctgaacagcttctacccccaaaccattagactgctgaacagcttctacccccagaccataagactgctaaacaggttctacccccaaaccattatactgctgaacaggttctaccctaaaccattagactgctgaacagcttctacccccagaccattagactgctgaacagcttctacccccaaaccattagactgctgaacaggttctacccccagaccattagactgctgaacaggttctacccccagaccattagactgctgaacaggttctacccccagaccattagactgctgaacaggttctacccccagaccattagactgctgaacagcttctacccccaaaccattagactgctgaacaggttCTACCCTAAACCATGAGAAGTTTGGACTTAAAATATTTTCAGACTTTTTTTCTCCAAACCTCCATAAATCACTAATGCCGGCCCCCATTGATTTGGGGCCGTAGTATGGTGCTCCCATAGCGGGCATGGAAGTCTGGATTTCCCTTAAATGCATTTAAAACCGTTTTGAAAATGGGGGCTTGGTAACCCAAAAATAAAACCAGGTGCCCGAAAAACATGCATTCTACAGAGATGTCTGGACTTTTTTTCAAACCTTCCGTGAATCACTCAGGCCGGCCCCCATTACACTACCTCAACCaacccgtaccccctgtatagagcctcgttaCTGCTATTGTACGGTTACTTTTTTGACATGTATTTTGCATTTGTCTTACTCTGCATAACAGCAGTCAGTGTTTTACCCACCTCACTGTTTACCACTTCTTTACTGCATATTACCAATAGTAATGCATATATTTAGAAAATACTGTGTAGTAAAATGTACACAGTGGAACTATAAATACAAAAGTTACACAGCATCATCCACACCGTGTCTGTAGCTCCAACTTGTTATCTAATGACATTTGTTCAATTCTAGGCATTtgttcatcccccctctctctctctccctctctctctctccctctccctctctcctctctccccccctctcctctctctctccctcccttctctctttctccctcctctctctctctcctttctctcgctctctcctttctctctctctctctctctctctctctctcctcctcctctcctttccctctctctctctcttcctctcctctctctctctcttcctctcctttctctctccctctcctctctctctctccctctcctctctctctctccctctctcctttctctctctccctctctcctttctctctctccctctctctctcctctctctctctctccctctcctctctctctctcctttctcctttctcctttctctctctctccctctcctttctctctcctctctcactccctctcctctctctctccctctctctcctctcgctcatctcctttctctctctctctctctcctttctctctctctctccctctcctctctctttctcctcctttctctctctctcgctctcctctcgctctcctctctctccctctctcctctctctctctctcctctcgctctcctccctgcAGCCTCTGCCCCGCATCCCTCGCCACGTCACCTTCCAGGACGACGAGGAGATCGTCAGGATCAACCCCCGGGAACGTTCCTGGGAGCTCCCCTcagaatcctcctccccctcggaACTCCATATGGACCAACTAGAACGCTCCTGGCTCACGGGCTATGAGGACTACCGCCACGCCACCGTGCGCCACAAATACATCCGCCCGCCAGACGACTCTGAGTCCTATGTCCACTTCGCTAAGAGCGAGCCACACAAACACCACTATAGTTATCCCCTGGTATCCACACCGGTAGATTCCTCCGACCCCAAACCTACCTTCAGACCTTTACCCAAGAGGCACCACTACGCCGGCTTGGGTTCGCAACACCGCCGTCCAGGGGATCAGGGCTTCGGTGGGGGCGTGGTCTCTagccagccccagcccctcctccctgGCTCGTCTGATGGACAGGACAAGAAGTCTGAGGAGGGCGGGGTTGGCGAGCGCCTGCAGTGCCAATACTGCGGCGGAACGTTCTACGGCGGTAACAACCGACGGGGGCGCTGCCAGGATGCGCCAGACCCGATCAGGGCGTGTGTCCGGGGGGTCAGCTGCTTGTGGCTGGCCGACACACTGCTGTACCACTGCATGTCTGACCCGGAGGGGGACTACTCAGACCCCTGCTCCTGTGAGGGGGGTGGCGAGGGGAGGCTGGGCACGCGCTGGGCAGCTCTGCTGGGGTTGTCCCTGGTGGCgccgtgtctctgtctgtacccgCCCCTTCACGCCTGCCACCGGGCCGGGGTGGCGTGCGGGAGCTGCGGGGGCAGGCATGAAGCCTCAATGACATAAACCCAAAAAACacatggaggggagagggagggggagaagaagagcgGTCCTATGccccattttggttttgtggttTTGTTACTCTCCAGACGGACGTGTATATACAGCGTTGGCGTGTTGTGGCTGCCATTTTGAAATGGCTTAAAGATTGATAAGCTCCTTCTTGTGtgctgttcttctctctctcctctttccacgTGACTGTCTTGTTCCCTCCATTCCTGTTTGAGGGAGGgactctttttattttttatagctGACTAATATGTCATGTATCACATACAACCAGGTACTTTCTACTATTTACACCGACTTGGTGTTGAACAACTTGAATTGTTTAGTTTGCGTACGTTGTTGTCCTGCGTGGTTGTTTGCTCGGAGAGCCTGTTTGATATTAGACCTGGGTTCATATAGTATTTgacattttataaaaaataatttcagTGTTTGTTCTAGCCGGCCTGAAGCgccagatgggcggggtttgcCGTGTTTAGACTCCTATTGGTTCATTAATCCAGGCGAGATCAATCAAGCACAGTTTTAAGTctttgaaatgatttcaaatagcatttgaacccaggtccttttttttttttgataGTTCTGATTATATGCCACCAGGGCCGATCCCAGCCCCCTCTGAACTGGCCTTCTGTCCCAAGTCCTTAGAGCAACAACTAGGAGATAAGCCTAAAGCtgctgtagtggtgtgtgtgtgtgtgtgtgtgtgtgcgtgcgtgttgacTAAAGCCTCCTTTGGTGTTAGTAACAAATGTTACCTCTTCACTACCCCAGTACATTTCATTTACACCATCTTCACATGAACTGCAATATCAGCGTTTATAAAGGTTTGAGTTGGACCCTACAATCAACCAGGAAACCTTCCCACTGATTAAGTCTCGTCCTGGACTTAAAAACATACTCAATGGAGAATCCATATTGAAATGGCTTCTTAGTCCAGCACTATCTTTCATTTGTGTCCAGGAAGTTGGTGTGGAGCCTACTACACAGAGGTTCAACTTTAACCTCTCCGGGGAGAATCAACAGGGACACATCGAGTTTTGATGTTTTGAATCCAAAGATcatttttaattgtatttattttctctATGAATTGCCCCACCAGCCGCAGGGTGGACAGACAGTTGGTAGGAGATAGTGTTTAGATACCGCAGGGCGGcagggtggacagacagacagacagacagacagttggtaggAGATAGTGTTTAGATACCGCAGGGCGGcagggtggacagacagacagttggtaggAGATAGTGTCTAGATACCAcagggtggacagacagacagacaattggTAGGAGATAGTGTCTAGATACCAcagggtggacagacagacagacagttggtaggAGATATTGTCTAGATACCACAGGGTGGACAGACAGTTGGTAGGAGATAGTGTCTAGATACCACAGGGTGGACAGACAGTTGGTAGGAGATAGTGTCTAGATACCACAGGGCCACAGggtgcacagacagacagacagttggtaggAGATATTGTCTAGATACCAcagggtggacagacagacagacagttggtaggAGATAGTGTCTAGGTACCACAGGGCCACAGggtgcacagacagacagacagacagttggtaggAGATATTGTCTAGATACCACAGGGCCAcatggtggacagacagacagttggtaggAGATAGTGTCTAGATACCACAGGGCCACAGggtgcacagacagacagacagttggtaggAGATAGTGTCTAGATACCACAGGGCGGcagggtggacagacagacagttggtaggATATAGTGTCTAGATACCAcagggtggacagacagacagacagttggtaggATATAGTGTCTAGATACCAcagggtggacagacagacagacagttggtaaGAGATAGTGTCTAGATACCACAGGGCGGcagggtggacagacagacagacggtagGAGATAGTGTCTACATACCACATGGgtgaacagacagacaaacagacagacagacagacagacagacagacagacagacagacagttggtaggAGATAGTGTCTAGATACCACAGGGCCAcagggtggac
This Oncorhynchus masou masou isolate Uvic2021 unplaced genomic scaffold, UVic_Omas_1.1 unplaced_scaffold_1998, whole genome shotgun sequence DNA region includes the following protein-coding sequences:
- the LOC135532716 gene encoding sprouty-related, EVH1 domain-containing protein 2-like translates to MIEETHPSDDSYIVCVKAVVMVRDDSSGGWLVQDGGALSRVGVCRVLPPEPGLGLAPLGRSHFVIHGERLRDKQVILECALRKNLLYTKATPTFHHWMVEDRRCGLTFQRPADARAFDRGVRKAMEDMAEGSTTSSSTLQNETELGDVFTNATDSSSNSSSERLEPCLQPLDSSPLADSSHLHNNCILGNDLHEPYRLSDHYFLDLPLPRIPRHVTFQDDEEIVRINPRERSWELPSESSSPSELHMDQLERSWLTGYEDYRHATVRHKYIRPPDDSESYVHFAKSEPHKHHYSYPLVSTPVDSSDPKPTFRPLPKRHHYAGLGSQHRRPGDQGFGGGVVSSQPQPLLPGSSDGQDKKSEEGGVGERLQCQYCGGTFYGGNNRRGRCQDAPDPIRACVRGVSCLWLADTLLYHCMSDPEGDYSDPCSCEGGGEGRLGTRWAALLGLSLVAPCLCLYPPLHACHRAGVACGSCGGRHEASMT